The proteins below come from a single Papaver somniferum cultivar HN1 chromosome 11, ASM357369v1, whole genome shotgun sequence genomic window:
- the LOC113320685 gene encoding uncharacterized protein LOC113320685 has product MPEVSFTFGDDVPLPQSPVAPTVSSSGALSLGLPEIGISSAEIITPSSSVELQNSSSLKDVVAPSSKDVSASSSSFVMITSPIYVVNETPPTSKSVLENASSGVESILKICNTFLSSKSKSYGGRVPSSIFHATSAFGIVDGSASVAME; this is encoded by the coding sequence ATGCCTGAAGTTTCTTTTACATTTGGTGACGATGTTCCACTGCCTCAATCCCCAGTTGCGCCTACTGTTTCATCTAGTGGAGCTCTCTCACTGGGTCTTCCAGAAATCGGTATTTCCAGTGCTGAGATTATCACTCCTTCTTCCTCAGTAGAACTACAGAACAGTTCATCTTTAAAGGATGTTGTCGCCCCTTCTTCAAAGGATGTTTCCGCCTCCTCTTCATCCTTTGTTATGATCACATCGCCCATTTATGTGGTTAACGAGACTCCTCCTACCAGTAAGAGTGTTTTAGAGAATGCTAGCTCTGGTGTTGAGTCGATATTGAAGATTTGCAATACCTTCCTTTCTTCTAAGAGCAAGTcgtatggtggaagagttccatcttccatcttccacgccacctcagcatttggaattgtggatggaagtgcaagtgtagcgatggaatag
- the LOC113323160 gene encoding uncharacterized protein LOC113323160, with translation MGFLLKRRSGKPTIAKILFVPDSLTLLTIICSSALVNEESKRPLHPPPPQPAWPRVKPQFIPPPPPPPPPPPLPIKDQPNEPPPPLPIKDQPDVPPPLIREGADPMSPPYMCPPIPLVRFDMWLPLFSII, from the exons ATGGGTTTCTTACTTAAAAGAAGATCAGGGAAACCAACCATTGCCAAAATCTTGTTTGTTCCCGATAGCTTAACCCTCTTAACTATCATCTGTAGTTCAG CTCTAGTAAATGAAGAAAGTAAGCGGCCGCTGCATccgccaccaccacaaccagccTGGCCGCGAGTTAAACCACAATttattcctcctcctcctcctccacctcctcctcctccacttcCCATAAAAGATCAGCCTAACGaacctcctcctcctcttcccaTAAAAGATCAGCCTGACGTTCCTCCTCCTCTCATAAGAGAGGGTGCAGATCCCATGTCCCCTCCTTACATGTGCCCTCCTATCCCACTAGTTAGATTTGACATGTGGCTTcctttattttccataatttaa